In Mycoplasma suis str. Illinois, a single window of DNA contains:
- the rpsP gene encoding 30S ribosomal protein S16: protein MVRIRLKKMGKKHYPIYRIVAVDARRSRDSAELDNLGFYIPRRDHFQLDMTLYNEFLSKGAQPTKNLLSLIKSQSKLSHK from the coding sequence ATGGTAAGAATAAGACTTAAGAAGATGGGAAAAAAGCATTATCCTATTTACAGAATTGTTGCTGTAGATGCTAGAAGAAGTAGAGATTCAGCAGAATTAGATAATTTAGGCTTTTATATTCCTAGAAGAGATCACTTCCAACTAGATATGACTCTTTACAATGAATTCCTTTCTAAGGGAGCTCAACCAACTAAAAACCTATTGTCACTTATAAAGTCTCAGTCCAAGCTTTCTCACAAGTAG
- a CDS encoding 50S ribosomal protein L19 has translation MNLLDLKKYFYDFQGDSAKSEVFKSIKSGDVVLVYERILDEKKKERIQKFSGILLRKKGTLLGENILLREKLKNHWVEKSYFIHSPLVQKIEKVREGRSRRAYLSYLRNPEELPIKLKRLKPKDIREKGKK, from the coding sequence ATGAATCTTTTGGATCTAAAAAAATATTTTTATGACTTTCAGGGAGATTCTGCTAAGAGTGAAGTATTTAAGAGCATTAAGTCTGGTGATGTTGTTCTAGTATACGAAAGAATACTAGATGAAAAGAAAAAGGAAAGAATTCAAAAATTTAGTGGAATTCTTTTAAGAAAGAAGGGAACCCTACTAGGAGAAAATATTCTTCTAAGAGAAAAACTAAAGAATCACTGAGTAGAAAAGTCTTACTTTATTCACTCTCCATTAGTTCAGAAAATAGAAAAAGTAAGAGAAGGAAGATCTAGAAGAGCTTATCTTTCTTACTTGAGAAATCCTGAAGAATTACCAATAAAATTAAAAAGATTAAAGCCTAAGGATATAAGAGAAAAGGGAAAGAAATAG
- a CDS encoding 30S ribosomal protein S21, which translates to MPVIKVKDQGIEQALVEFKRLSVDVKRTAMRYTYYLRPALKRKEKKKRADMKRRFY; encoded by the coding sequence ATGCCAGTAATAAAGGTAAAAGATCAAGGTATTGAACAAGCTCTTGTTGAATTTAAGAGATTGTCAGTAGATGTTAAGAGAACAGCTATGAGATACACTTACTACTTAAGACCAGCTCTTAAGAGAAAGGAAAAGAAAAAGAGAGCAGATATGAAAAGAAGATTCTATTAA
- a CDS encoding HPr family phosphocarrier protein: MKIVEYTIQDPVGIHARPASKLVQALSKFKSKIILEFDGKTANAKSIINLMSLGVTGGSKVTFKIEGEDEEELSNSILQILGDFGL; this comes from the coding sequence ATGAAGATAGTAGAATACACTATTCAAGATCCTGTAGGAATTCACGCAAGACCTGCATCTAAATTAGTTCAAGCTCTTTCTAAATTCAAATCCAAAATTATTTTGGAATTTGATGGAAAGACAGCTAATGCTAAGTCAATTATTAACTTAATGTCTCTTGGAGTTACTGGAGGTTCAAAAGTTACTTTCAAAATTGAAGGAGAAGATGAGGAGGAACTTTCAAATTCAATTCTTCAAATACTAGGAGACTTCGGTCTTTAA
- the rplQ gene encoding 50S ribosomal protein L17 has translation MSYQPRRPLDSARKRMVTRQQCSDLISYGQITTRLSFARTTQRYFEKLITLSKTNDLVSKRKAYSIVLRTSKHTRQELVQKLFEELGKKYQNRKGGYTRLLKTPKGFLVQLV, from the coding sequence ATGTCTTATCAACCAAGAAGACCTTTAGATTCAGCTAGAAAAAGAATGGTAACTAGACAACAATGTTCTGACCTTATTTCATATGGTCAGATCACTACTAGATTAAGTTTTGCTAGAACAACTCAAAGATACTTTGAAAAACTTATTACTCTTTCTAAAACAAATGATCTTGTTTCAAAAAGAAAAGCTTATTCAATTGTTTTGAGAACTTCAAAACATACAAGACAAGAATTGGTCCAAAAACTATTTGAAGAATTAGGAAAGAAATATCAAAACAGAAAAGGAGGTTATACAAGACTTTTGAAAACTCCAAAAGGCTTTTTAGTTCAACTAGTTTAG
- a CDS encoding amino acid permease, translated as MSLSYSFGSESNLLSKRQLFILSLSSMIGIGVFIKSKTLNELSSFNFQPLIALFVFSAILISSMIFLFTKLINKYSSTGRSFIEWVEGYCGKNFTEWSVRFTKDFAHPLGIITTAIYLIKWIAGANFLWVWESALISLLAATVMISLNTFSFKVSEKFQRALFFSIIISLIFVFICGIISIVSGNNSQNGKQLEPQSRLEGFNSLGGWTILLSGLPSIFFMYDGFYSVLSLKEQSKSKTSFTKIILYSLYTITAIYLLIITITLFGDKNRGDFQNFSVFSGDKNWKDVLTILIFLTFASSLNIACMCSQNQLIQLHYKYDFKDINKKIRKRLLNRGENLKNFHLEVKLSSWCHIIKKMIFYSLLIALVAQMYYWCIRNTNIFWDINDMLAELVSLFIFFMLAVVIWKAKEQSDVKLHKALHYLVSYSIFAAIAYYVVNTAIDFYWNVTFLSWLKMVLFAGMVFIPAKPYLKTHGGENKSWEKVSQFRKDNPLAQKFNLTTFSQ; from the coding sequence ATGAGCCTTTCTTATTCTTTCGGATCTGAAAGCAATCTTCTAAGTAAGAGGCAATTATTCATATTGTCTCTTTCTTCAATGATTGGTATAGGAGTCTTTATAAAGTCAAAGACTCTAAATGAATTATCTAGTTTTAATTTCCAACCTTTAATTGCTCTCTTTGTTTTTTCCGCAATTCTCATTTCTTCAATGATTTTCCTATTCACAAAACTAATTAATAAATATTCCTCAACTGGAAGAAGTTTTATTGAGTGAGTTGAGGGATATTGTGGAAAAAACTTTACTGAGTGATCGGTAAGGTTTACTAAAGATTTTGCCCATCCATTGGGCATAATCACTACTGCTATTTATCTAATTAAGTGAATAGCTGGAGCTAATTTTCTGTGAGTATGAGAAAGTGCACTTATATCATTACTGGCTGCGACAGTAATGATAAGCCTAAACACTTTCTCTTTTAAAGTCTCTGAAAAATTTCAGAGAGCTCTTTTCTTTAGTATTATTATTTCCCTTATTTTTGTATTTATATGTGGAATAATTTCTATTGTTTCGGGAAATAACTCCCAAAATGGAAAACAACTTGAACCTCAAAGTAGATTGGAAGGCTTTAATTCTCTGGGAGGTTGAACAATTCTATTGTCAGGACTTCCTTCCATCTTCTTTATGTATGATGGTTTCTATTCTGTTCTTTCCCTGAAAGAACAATCTAAATCTAAGACATCTTTTACAAAGATTATCTTGTATTCTCTGTATACCATTACAGCTATTTACCTATTAATAATTACTATCACCCTATTTGGTGATAAAAATAGGGGTGATTTCCAAAATTTCAGTGTATTTTCAGGAGATAAAAACTGAAAAGATGTACTAACAATACTTATATTCCTAACTTTTGCTTCTAGCTTAAATATTGCTTGTATGTGTAGTCAGAATCAATTGATTCAACTACACTACAAATATGATTTCAAGGACATCAATAAAAAAATTAGAAAGAGACTTCTAAATAGAGGTGAAAATTTGAAAAATTTTCACTTAGAAGTCAAATTAAGTAGTTGATGTCACATTATCAAGAAAATGATTTTTTATTCTCTTTTAATTGCATTAGTAGCACAAATGTACTACTGATGCATAAGAAATACAAATATATTCTGAGATATAAATGATATGCTAGCTGAGCTAGTATCTCTATTTATATTCTTTATGCTTGCAGTAGTTATTTGGAAAGCGAAAGAACAAAGTGATGTAAAGCTACATAAAGCTTTACATTATTTAGTATCCTATAGCATATTTGCTGCTATAGCATACTATGTAGTAAATACTGCTATAGATTTCTATTGAAATGTAACTTTCCTATCATGATTGAAGATGGTATTGTTTGCTGGTATGGTATTTATACCAGCAAAACCATATTTGAAAACACATGGTGGAGAAAATAAGAGTTGAGAGAAAGTAAGTCAATTCAGAAAAGATAATCCTTTAGCTCAAAAATTTAATTTGACTACTTTCTCTCAATAA
- a CDS encoding phosphate ABC transporter ATP-binding protein has protein sequence MGFLNFLKSRKEEREDSKKNLFSSTQEEDFLFFQDFTLLSEEGKRSSKKNKVLLRDINLSFEKNKIYAIIGPSGAGKSLLLSSMTKGIFESEVIKKYLWKGKIIYRGTDILSSSFPMELLRKKIGWIRQTPTLLPLTIRENILFALRARGLHNPNLLEKMLQEILIKCGLWEELKDRLDTLPMHTLSVGQAQRLCIARALILEPELLLLDEPTSALDPASTAKIEQLILKLSRRMTIIIVSHSLSQVKHVADSTIFLKNGKIVESGETQTLFTSPKTKDLEDFILSKY, from the coding sequence ATGGGATTTCTTAACTTTCTAAAAAGTCGAAAAGAAGAGAGAGAAGATTCTAAAAAGAATCTCTTCTCTTCTACTCAGGAAGAAGATTTTCTATTTTTTCAAGACTTTACTCTCCTAAGTGAAGAAGGTAAAAGGTCTTCCAAAAAGAATAAAGTTCTTTTACGAGACATAAATCTAAGTTTTGAGAAAAACAAGATTTATGCAATAATAGGACCTTCTGGAGCTGGAAAATCCCTCTTATTGTCTTCAATGACTAAGGGGATTTTCGAGTCAGAAGTAATTAAAAAATATCTCTGAAAGGGAAAAATAATTTATAGAGGAACTGATATTCTCAGTTCCTCTTTTCCTATGGAATTACTTAGAAAAAAAATAGGTTGAATTAGGCAAACACCTACTTTACTTCCACTAACTATAAGGGAAAATATATTATTCGCCCTTAGAGCTAGGGGGCTTCATAATCCCAACTTACTAGAAAAAATGCTTCAAGAAATTCTCATAAAGTGTGGTTTATGAGAAGAGCTAAAAGATAGGCTCGATACTTTACCAATGCATACTCTTTCTGTTGGGCAAGCACAGAGATTATGCATTGCTAGGGCTCTAATATTAGAGCCCGAATTACTTCTTTTAGATGAACCTACTAGCGCTTTAGATCCAGCCTCTACAGCTAAAATTGAGCAACTAATATTAAAGCTTTCTAGAAGAATGACAATAATAATAGTGTCACACTCACTTTCCCAGGTGAAGCATGTTGCTGATTCAACAATTTTTCTAAAAAATGGAAAAATTGTTGAATCAGGAGAAACTCAAACATTATTTACTTCTCCCAAAACTAAAGATCTAGAAGACTTCATACTAAGCAAATACTAG
- a CDS encoding ABC transporter permease: MISSFYFAESGGEANRQAMFVYGAPLVLIAFLLNYFLIKKSVSTKHKRNWVERYFSRIKNNLNSCVERKKFKKPVLYYYRYISLRFHSENWIKKESSKEKFRKWKENIISFLILSIFAAIILTILIRGKYFIFGNILKGYLKSYSAEGLGIPLWNTILLLFFAVTWSLPVCFFSALFASAYLYRWRRLKYILSSFISGCGTVPPMLWAMFSMFLFIDQMKLSMGRVSIFAGVMSLFILNLPFLFSKFFNLFENYLKKYSNTFLSLGLHPYNIMFLVIQDGIKRMKLSISDSITRLNGESGLLFLTAGASKSNRLTWWGHGQTLTTKIFASKLKYNILEAKSVMYESLVLLVFVSLFIFSIFNGMWAGVLTFLKNFFKKIYYRLYLKACSGGIFSLSNLLSNFS; this comes from the coding sequence ATGATTTCTTCCTTTTATTTTGCAGAATCAGGAGGAGAAGCTAATAGACAAGCTATGTTTGTCTATGGAGCTCCACTAGTATTAATAGCTTTCCTACTCAATTATTTCCTTATTAAGAAAAGTGTTTCTACAAAACACAAACGTAATTGAGTAGAAAGATATTTTTCAAGAATCAAAAACAACCTTAATTCTTGTGTAGAGAGAAAAAAGTTCAAAAAACCTGTTCTTTACTACTATAGATATATTTCGCTGCGCTTTCACAGCGAAAACTGGATAAAAAAAGAATCTAGTAAAGAAAAATTTAGAAAGTGAAAGGAAAATATCATTTCCTTTCTAATTCTTTCAATTTTTGCTGCAATAATACTAACAATACTTATTAGAGGTAAGTATTTCATATTCGGAAATATTCTTAAGGGATATCTAAAAAGTTATTCTGCAGAAGGACTAGGAATCCCTCTTTGAAATACTATTCTTCTTTTATTTTTTGCAGTTACTTGATCTCTTCCTGTATGTTTCTTCTCTGCACTATTTGCTAGTGCATATCTTTATAGATGAAGAAGACTAAAGTATATTCTCTCTAGCTTTATTTCTGGCTGCGGGACAGTTCCACCTATGCTTTGAGCTATGTTCTCAATGTTTCTATTTATAGATCAAATGAAGTTAAGTATGGGAAGAGTGTCAATCTTCGCAGGAGTAATGTCACTCTTCATACTTAACTTACCTTTCTTATTTAGTAAGTTCTTTAATTTATTTGAGAACTACTTAAAGAAGTACTCAAATACTTTCCTTTCTCTTGGATTACATCCCTACAACATTATGTTTTTAGTAATCCAAGATGGAATAAAGAGAATGAAACTATCAATTTCAGACTCTATAACAAGACTTAATGGAGAAAGTGGTCTTCTCTTTTTGACTGCGGGAGCATCTAAGTCAAATAGACTTACTTGATGAGGTCATGGACAAACACTAACTACAAAGATTTTTGCCTCAAAACTTAAGTACAACATACTTGAGGCAAAATCAGTTATGTATGAATCACTAGTTCTACTAGTGTTTGTTTCACTCTTTATATTCTCTATCTTTAATGGAATGTGAGCTGGAGTTCTCACTTTCTTGAAAAACTTTTTCAAGAAAATTTACTATAGGTTATATTTGAAAGCTTGTTCTGGAGGAATATTCTCTCTTTCAAATCTTTTATCTAATTTCTCTTAG
- a CDS encoding magnesium transporter, with the protein MNSREIFLPSRSKNDRLCNKLFVKLSKAYEYKNYGAIKSLLGYYSIPVLVKALENLSNYELINIAFLTVEQDRMRDLFLSFSDNYKLGILNTMRPIVLSKLLAQLQADQVVELLSMVDSNLSKKIIYLASPELRKNVSIISNFSHSQVGSIMNTSILTIQANLKISQALTYIRKRRHKLDIENELFVVNLSKEVVGMITLQDLFFSPNNSLTVQEIMEKDYITFRATDQIGEIVDAFQKYPISSIAVLNERNQILGVVNNKDILPEIVEENMEDVYKFYGIVNLTHSYMKSTTWEVVRSRLFWLVILLFATTLTTLIIDKFEDLGFKWTMGISSAILVPMIPLITDMCGNSGSQTAASIIQSFASDELKGKDFLHVLKKELKISLVVGGIVSLVNFARLSIYYWFFPISTGKLNFLDAKLHSKVDIGSFLHFAYTQYVQPLVKFFGNTENTGNTEWMGIIGSLVSSLSLFFVIILSKLLGVVIPYIAHKFKRDPAALTTPVLTTILDAIGTLIFFSIGVGVIYLSMNSLLPNYALSSVSR; encoded by the coding sequence ATGAACAGCAGAGAAATTTTCCTTCCTTCTAGATCTAAGAATGATCGACTTTGCAATAAATTATTTGTAAAGCTTTCTAAAGCTTACGAATACAAAAATTATGGAGCTATCAAAAGCCTTCTTGGTTACTATTCCATCCCTGTCTTAGTTAAAGCTTTAGAAAATCTTTCTAACTACGAACTAATAAATATTGCTTTCCTAACTGTAGAGCAAGATAGAATGAGAGATCTTTTTCTCTCATTCTCAGATAACTACAAGTTAGGAATATTAAATACTATGAGACCTATAGTACTTTCTAAACTACTTGCTCAGTTACAAGCTGACCAAGTTGTTGAATTACTTTCTATGGTTGACAGTAATCTTTCTAAAAAAATTATTTACTTAGCTTCTCCAGAATTACGTAAGAATGTAAGTATTATTAGTAATTTCTCCCACTCACAAGTGGGAAGCATCATGAATACTAGCATTCTTACTATTCAAGCTAACTTAAAAATCTCGCAAGCTCTTACTTATATAAGAAAGAGAAGACATAAGTTAGATATAGAAAATGAACTATTTGTAGTTAATCTAAGTAAAGAAGTTGTAGGGATGATAACCCTACAAGATCTTTTCTTTAGTCCTAATAATTCCCTGACAGTTCAGGAAATTATGGAAAAGGACTACATAACATTTAGAGCTACTGATCAAATAGGAGAAATAGTAGATGCTTTCCAAAAGTATCCTATTTCTTCTATTGCAGTTCTAAATGAAAGAAATCAAATACTAGGGGTAGTAAATAATAAAGACATTCTTCCAGAAATTGTGGAAGAAAACATGGAAGATGTTTACAAATTCTATGGAATTGTTAACCTTACTCACTCTTATATGAAATCAACAACTTGGGAAGTTGTTAGATCTAGACTATTCTGACTAGTTATATTGTTGTTCGCAACAACATTAACTACTCTAATAATTGACAAGTTTGAAGACTTAGGGTTTAAGTGAACAATGGGGATATCTTCAGCAATTTTGGTTCCCATGATTCCACTTATTACAGATATGTGTGGGAATTCTGGGAGCCAAACAGCTGCCTCCATTATTCAATCTTTCGCTAGTGATGAACTTAAGGGGAAAGATTTCCTTCATGTTTTGAAAAAAGAATTAAAAATCTCTTTAGTTGTTGGGGGAATTGTTTCGCTAGTTAACTTTGCTAGATTATCTATTTATTATTGGTTTTTTCCGATATCAACAGGAAAATTAAATTTTTTAGATGCAAAATTACATTCAAAAGTTGATATAGGAAGTTTTTTGCACTTTGCTTACACTCAATATGTTCAACCTCTAGTTAAATTCTTCGGAAACACAGAGAATACTGGAAATACAGAGTGAATGGGAATTATTGGCTCATTAGTTTCCTCTCTTTCTCTATTCTTTGTAATTATTCTCTCTAAACTTTTAGGTGTTGTAATACCTTATATTGCTCATAAATTTAAAAGAGATCCTGCAGCCCTTACTACTCCAGTATTAACAACAATACTGGATGCAATAGGTACTCTTATATTCTTTTCTATAGGAGTAGGAGTAATATACCTAAGTATGAATAGTTTGCTTCCAAACTATGCATTATCTTCTGTCTCTAGATAA
- the cdaM gene encoding diadenylate cyclase CdaM has translation MKILLAFNSTTEYVNYAILACVVLILFLVFWYVSNEKVWFSKYTWKIFRRKNISQTEFDNFIGKFGDVLIKFSRKKIGALIVIEKYQNLQKYINLGYAIHSRFFPDFLYNVFLNKESSMHDGGVIMRGIDIKSVSSYFPITSAKNTPNEYGSRHRAAMGITGRTDAIVFLVSESSGKIMFSQGGEIHSLNRNNKQLLVKKIEELLSFYIK, from the coding sequence TTGAAAATACTATTAGCTTTTAACTCTACGACAGAATACGTTAATTACGCCATTCTGGCGTGTGTAGTACTTATTCTTTTTCTAGTATTTTGGTATGTATCTAACGAAAAAGTTTGATTTAGCAAATACACTTGAAAAATATTCAGACGAAAAAATATTTCTCAAACTGAATTCGATAACTTTATAGGAAAATTTGGAGATGTACTTATTAAGTTCTCACGTAAAAAAATAGGAGCACTTATAGTTATTGAGAAATATCAGAATCTTCAAAAGTACATCAATTTAGGATATGCAATTCACTCAAGATTTTTTCCCGACTTCCTATATAACGTATTCCTTAATAAGGAATCCTCAATGCACGATGGAGGAGTAATAATGAGAGGAATAGATATAAAATCAGTTTCCTCTTATTTTCCTATTACTTCTGCTAAAAATACTCCCAATGAATATGGTTCTAGACATAGAGCTGCAATGGGAATAACAGGAAGAACTGATGCAATAGTTTTCCTAGTATCTGAAAGTAGTGGGAAAATTATGTTTTCCCAAGGCGGAGAAATTCATTCCCTAAATAGAAACAATAAACAACTTTTAGTTAAAAAAATAGAAGAATTGTTATCCTTCTATATAAAGTAA
- the pgsA gene encoding CDP-diacylglycerol--glycerol-3-phosphate 3-phosphatidyltransferase yields the protein MVLLQVNRNSIPNLLTISRFVLGFLSVLFYAISICTELNGGQETSLLFSKPLFTLGFITLIVSLVTDYFDGHLARKWNCTSNFGKLYDPLADKLIVSAFLILFASKSFMHWIIPFLSIMREIIIEGVRYKLKKIYVILQASNTAKYKTAIQFIAVILTYLFFSYRSEWGNILFLPSLLFSFHSLAKYLQVYWKYY from the coding sequence ATAGTTCTTTTACAAGTAAATCGGAATTCTATTCCGAATTTACTGACAATCTCAAGATTCGTTCTTGGTTTTCTGTCAGTTCTTTTTTATGCAATTTCCATTTGTACTGAACTAAATGGGGGTCAAGAAACTTCTCTTCTTTTTAGTAAACCCTTATTTACATTAGGGTTTATAACTCTCATTGTTTCATTAGTCACTGACTATTTTGATGGTCATTTAGCAAGAAAATGGAATTGCACTTCCAATTTCGGAAAACTCTATGATCCTCTAGCAGACAAGCTGATAGTATCAGCTTTTCTAATTCTTTTTGCTTCAAAAAGTTTTATGCACTGAATAATTCCTTTTCTCTCAATAATGAGAGAAATCATCATTGAAGGAGTAAGGTATAAGTTAAAAAAAATATATGTTATATTGCAAGCAAGTAATACAGCTAAATATAAGACTGCTATTCAATTCATAGCAGTCATTCTTACTTACTTATTTTTCTCTTATAGAAGTGAATGGGGAAACATTTTGTTTCTACCATCACTTCTATTTAGCTTTCACTCTCTAGCTAAATATTTGCAAGTATATTGAAAATACTATTAG
- a CDS encoding HIT family protein produces the protein MEHKDCVFCQISSGLETNSKILKRGEKVFLLPDINPVSRGHALVITREHYQDLSSSSDEALQEAIIFAKDYANSLKEKFPEIKGFNYISNQGAEAKQVVFHFHLHVIPRW, from the coding sequence ATGGAACACAAAGATTGTGTTTTTTGCCAAATATCTTCAGGACTAGAAACTAATAGCAAAATACTTAAAAGGGGCGAAAAAGTATTTTTACTTCCAGATATTAATCCTGTAAGTAGAGGTCATGCTCTTGTAATCACTAGAGAGCATTACCAAGATCTTTCTTCATCTTCTGATGAAGCTCTTCAGGAAGCAATAATTTTCGCTAAAGATTATGCAAACTCTTTGAAAGAAAAGTTTCCGGAAATAAAGGGATTTAATTACATATCTAATCAGGGAGCTGAAGCTAAACAAGTAGTATTCCATTTTCACCTACACGTAATACCTAGGTGATAG
- the rpsL gene encoding 30S ribosomal protein S12, with product MPTLTQLAKHGRQRKKKKSKSQALQESWNSLKKKPIKRSNPFKRAVCLKVSTMTPKKPNSALRKFAKVRVSNNHEILAYIPGEGHNLQEHHVVMIRGGRVKDLPGVKYHIVRGKLDTAPVEKRKKSRSKYGVKREKKA from the coding sequence ATTCCAACACTTACACAACTAGCCAAACACGGGAGACAACGGAAAAAGAAAAAGTCCAAGTCTCAAGCTTTGCAAGAAAGCTGAAATTCACTTAAGAAAAAACCTATTAAGAGATCAAATCCTTTTAAAAGAGCTGTGTGTCTAAAGGTGTCAACTATGACACCTAAGAAACCTAACTCAGCTCTTAGAAAGTTTGCTAAAGTTAGAGTTTCAAATAATCACGAAATATTAGCTTATATCCCCGGAGAGGGACATAACTTACAAGAACACCACGTAGTAATGATTAGAGGAGGAAGAGTTAAGGATCTACCTGGTGTTAAATATCACATCGTTAGAGGAAAATTAGACACAGCTCCAGTTGAAAAACGAAAAAAGTCAAGATCTAAATATGGAGTTAAAAGAGAGAAGAAAGCTTAG
- the rpsG gene encoding 30S ribosomal protein S7, whose translation MRKKRKLKKRRLLPDTKYNSTVVSKAINVIMWDGKKQLARRIIYGAFEKIEQKTGKPAMNVFMLALKNVAPSIELKTRKVRGSNYQVPVESTPERRETLALRWLIKYSRKREERTIVDALCAEIIDASNNTGLSIKRKIEVIKTAESNKAFAYYRV comes from the coding sequence ATGAGAAAAAAGAGAAAACTAAAGAAGAGAAGACTACTTCCTGACACAAAGTACAACTCTACTGTTGTGTCAAAAGCTATAAATGTAATTATGTGAGATGGTAAGAAGCAATTAGCTAGAAGAATTATTTATGGAGCTTTCGAAAAGATAGAACAAAAGACAGGAAAACCTGCTATGAATGTTTTTATGCTAGCTTTGAAAAATGTAGCTCCAAGCATTGAATTAAAAACTAGAAAAGTTAGAGGATCTAACTATCAAGTACCTGTTGAATCAACTCCTGAAAGAAGAGAAACATTAGCTCTTAGATGATTAATTAAGTACAGTAGAAAGAGAGAAGAAAGAACTATTGTTGATGCACTATGTGCTGAAATCATAGATGCATCAAACAATACAGGTCTTTCAATTAAGAGAAAGATAGAAGTTATTAAGACTGCTGAAAGCAATAAAGCTTTTGCATACTATAGGGTTTAG